The Verrucomicrobiota bacterium genomic sequence CGCGAATTCGATTTGCCGGATTGCTATCGGGAACTCGCAGCCAAGAAGCTCCGGCTCGTCGAACCGTGGAACGCACTCAGCCAAGCTGGCGGGGTCTGACCCAGCGCTAAAGCGGCGCTTCGCCCGGGGGAGCACACGCGCCTCGCGTGTTCCGGCTGGCGCCTCGCCAGCCGGAATGTTGTGGGAAGCCACAGGGAGCGCCGTTACTGGGTCACCGACACGCGATTGTCCTGGATGCGGATTTTCAAACTGGTGGTGTTGTTGGCCTCGATGAAATCACGAAGCGCCGGTTCGGCGCGGCGCCGCTCGTGCCGGTGCGCACACTGCCGTCCTGGGCTGGATTCAGGTCTGCCCAGTAGGACGCAATCAGGGCGTTGGGCGCCGCGGCATTCGGCAAGTCGATGTTCGCCGCGGAGGCAAGGCCGGAACTTGCGAAGCCGATCAGGCCATTGGCGCCCACAAACAACGTTCCCGTGACCGTCAAAGTCGCGGTGAATCGGCCGGGCG encodes the following:
- a CDS encoding PKD domain-containing protein → MSHWDWDFGDGTAHSSERSLTHVYHAPGRFTATLTVTGTLFVGANGLIGFASSGLASAANIDLPNAAAPNALIASYWADLNPAQDGSVRTGTSGAAPNRRFVISSRPTTPPV